A portion of the Methanosarcinales archaeon genome contains these proteins:
- a CDS encoding antitoxin VapB family protein, with protein sequence MAHKTLTISEEAYKSLVQLKKEGESFTALINRITEIVRKKPLKEFAGRLKDDEFEKAAIEIRSSGTDISRLERTKL encoded by the coding sequence ATGGCTCATAAAACATTAACTATCTCAGAAGAAGCTTATAAAAGCCTTGTTCAGCTAAAAAAAGAGGGCGAAAGCTTTACTGCCCTTATAAATCGAATAACAGAAATCGTCAGAAAAAAGCCGTTAAAAGAATTTGCCGGAAGATTGAAAGACGATGAATTTGAAAAAGCGGCCATTGAAATAAGGTCCAGTGGAACTGATATTTCCCGTTTAGAGCGTACAAAACTATGA